In the genome of Cronobacter malonaticus LMG 23826, one region contains:
- a CDS encoding fimbrial protein: MRILKLFSALLVLAGSFLFMPHAKAASCTAPMMPYTISVASIAVSSTLPVGSVIPGSDETVNIHGSCTAYSGQVIISCYYGSGSEISGMPGVYSTGVSGIGITLINDRGQRIVGGGISCDTRNTPLGYVSSDGNNTFNFNVTLALVKTSDSIASGSLQQSQTVFGVGVYNQAPIGTPNNISYAGNITYKSVTCSVDPKSLTIPLGNVPASVFKGIGSGSGWYNFDVSATCNNPVSVGIKVSSANGYASTQPSVINLTPEAGNATGIGVQILTDAQNTDFDHYVMVGDIPAANTTLRIPFSLQYYQTAATVTPGSANAVATITVAYR; encoded by the coding sequence ATGCGAATCCTAAAACTGTTCAGCGCGCTGCTGGTGCTTGCAGGCAGCTTTCTGTTTATGCCCCATGCTAAAGCGGCATCCTGCACTGCGCCGATGATGCCTTACACTATCTCCGTCGCCTCCATCGCGGTTTCCAGTACTCTGCCGGTGGGCTCTGTCATACCTGGTAGTGACGAAACCGTGAATATCCACGGCTCATGCACGGCTTACTCCGGTCAGGTGATCATTAGCTGTTATTACGGTAGCGGCAGCGAAATTTCGGGCATGCCGGGTGTTTATAGTACGGGCGTGAGTGGTATCGGGATTACCTTAATTAACGATCGCGGCCAGCGCATTGTTGGCGGTGGCATCAGTTGCGATACCCGTAATACCCCACTGGGGTATGTCTCCAGCGATGGTAATAATACTTTTAACTTTAACGTGACGCTGGCGCTGGTAAAAACCTCGGACAGTATCGCCTCCGGCTCGCTCCAGCAGTCGCAGACGGTATTTGGCGTGGGTGTTTATAACCAGGCCCCGATCGGCACACCGAACAATATCTCCTACGCAGGCAATATTACCTATAAATCGGTCACCTGCTCCGTGGATCCGAAAAGCCTCACCATTCCCCTTGGTAATGTTCCTGCCTCTGTGTTTAAAGGTATCGGGAGTGGCTCTGGCTGGTACAATTTCGATGTCAGCGCCACCTGTAATAACCCGGTCAGCGTGGGCATAAAAGTCTCCAGCGCCAACGGTTATGCCTCCACACAGCCTTCCGTCATTAATCTGACTCCGGAGGCAGGGAACGCGACAGGTATTGGCGTCCAGATCCTCACCGATGCGCAGAATACCGATTTTGACCATTACGTAATGGTCGGTGATATTCCTGCCGCGAATACGACGCTCAGAATTCCGTTCTCTCTCCAGTACTACCAGACCGCCGCTACCGTAACGCCGGGCTCGGCTAACGCCGTCGCCACGATTACGGTCGCTTACCGCTAG
- a CDS encoding fimbrial protein: MKQILILMILTITAAQALADDIHLQINGAIMAASCEVEGGSKNKTVEMGEALASDFSQPHDWGPRVPFELSVINCPATITAVEAAFSGVRDPHENNAYLNNGTGRGLALQIIESNSGMYMLPDGEPATAPVDPTTHSATWDFSARYIRTTDAFAPGSFDTAVQVTFTYR; the protein is encoded by the coding sequence ATGAAACAAATACTGATACTGATGATCCTTACCATCACCGCTGCGCAGGCACTGGCCGACGATATTCATCTGCAAATTAACGGTGCCATTATGGCAGCGTCCTGTGAAGTGGAAGGTGGCAGTAAAAACAAAACGGTAGAAATGGGTGAGGCGCTGGCCAGCGACTTTTCACAACCCCACGACTGGGGGCCGAGAGTGCCTTTTGAACTGAGCGTGATCAACTGCCCTGCAACGATCACAGCCGTTGAGGCTGCCTTTAGCGGAGTAAGAGATCCGCATGAAAATAACGCTTATTTAAATAATGGTACAGGACGCGGGCTGGCGTTACAGATTATTGAAAGCAACAGCGGAATGTATATGTTGCCAGACGGTGAACCCGCCACTGCGCCCGTCGACCCCACGACGCACAGCGCCACCTGGGACTTTAGCGCACGGTACATCCGCACCACCGACGCTTTCGCACCAGGCTCATTCGATACGGCGGTCCAGGTGACGTTTACTTACCGGTGA
- the dinG gene encoding ATP-dependent DNA helicase DinG — translation MALTAAQKSQIAAWYKALQQQIPDFIPRAPQRQMIAEVAKTLGGDEGRHLAIEAPTGVGKTLSYLIPGIAIAREEQKTLVVSTANVALQDQIFSKDLPLLRKIIPELRFTAAFGRGRYVCPRNLAALSTDSASQGDLLAFLDDELTPNSKEEQQRCAKLKADLDSYKWDGLRDHTDQAIDDNLWSRLSTDKASCLNRNCHYYRECPFFVARREIQEAEVVVANHALVMAALESESVLPEPKHLLLVLDEGHHLPDVARDALEMSADISAPWTRLQLDLFCKLVATCLEQFRPKTVPPLSTPERLNNHCEEVYELVASMNRIVGLLLPPGEESEFRFPMGELPQEVMEICERLAKLTENLRGLAELFLNDLSEKTGSHDIVRLHRVLLQMNRALGHFEAQSKLWRLASLAHASGAPVSKWVTRETREGQPHIFFHCVGIRVSDQLEKLIWRQVPHVVVTSATLRSLNSFARLQEMSGLRDKAGDRFVTLDSPFNHIEQGKIVIPRLRHEPLMEHEEAHLAEMAAYFRAEYKKGEHKGMLVLFASNRAMQTFLSFVPDLRLGLLVQGDQPRYRLVELHRKKIEQGEASVLVGLQSFAEGLDLKGELLSQVHIHKIAFPPVDSPVVVTEGEWLKSLNRYPFEVQSLPAASFNLIQQVGRLIRSHSCWGEVVIYDRRLLTKSYGKRLLDALPVFAIEQPEAPEALIKKAPAKRPATGRKGAPARRRNAHR, via the coding sequence ATGGCATTAACCGCCGCGCAGAAATCGCAAATCGCCGCCTGGTATAAGGCGCTTCAGCAGCAAATTCCGGACTTCATTCCCCGCGCTCCGCAGCGGCAGATGATTGCGGAAGTGGCGAAAACCCTCGGCGGCGATGAAGGGCGGCATCTGGCTATCGAGGCGCCGACCGGCGTTGGCAAAACGCTTTCTTACCTGATCCCCGGTATCGCCATCGCCCGCGAAGAGCAAAAAACGCTGGTGGTGAGCACCGCCAACGTGGCGTTGCAGGATCAGATCTTCAGTAAAGATCTGCCGTTGCTGCGCAAAATCATCCCTGAACTGCGCTTTACCGCCGCCTTCGGGCGCGGGCGTTATGTCTGTCCGCGCAACCTCGCGGCGCTCTCCACCGACAGCGCCTCGCAGGGCGACTTGCTGGCGTTTCTTGACGACGAGCTGACGCCCAACAGCAAAGAAGAACAACAGCGCTGCGCGAAGCTCAAAGCCGATCTCGACAGCTACAAGTGGGACGGCCTTCGCGATCATACCGACCAGGCGATTGACGATAACCTCTGGTCGCGGCTCAGCACCGATAAAGCGAGCTGCCTTAACCGCAACTGCCATTACTATCGTGAATGCCCGTTCTTTGTGGCGCGCCGTGAGATTCAGGAGGCGGAAGTGGTGGTCGCCAACCATGCGCTAGTGATGGCGGCGCTGGAAAGCGAATCTGTTCTGCCGGAGCCAAAACATCTACTGCTGGTGCTTGATGAAGGCCACCATCTGCCGGACGTCGCCCGTGACGCGCTGGAGATGAGCGCCGACATCAGCGCGCCCTGGACGCGGTTGCAGCTCGATCTCTTTTGTAAGCTTGTCGCCACCTGCCTTGAGCAGTTCCGACCCAAAACCGTGCCGCCGCTCTCCACACCGGAGCGGCTGAACAATCACTGCGAAGAAGTCTACGAGCTGGTCGCCAGCATGAACCGTATCGTCGGGCTGCTGCTGCCGCCGGGCGAGGAGAGCGAGTTTCGCTTCCCGATGGGCGAGCTGCCGCAGGAGGTCATGGAAATCTGCGAGCGGCTGGCGAAGCTCACCGAAAACCTGCGCGGGCTGGCGGAGCTTTTCTTAAACGATCTCAGCGAAAAAACCGGCAGCCATGACATCGTGCGTCTGCACCGGGTGCTGTTGCAGATGAACCGCGCGCTCGGCCACTTTGAAGCGCAGAGCAAGCTCTGGCGGCTCGCCTCGCTGGCGCACGCCTCCGGCGCGCCGGTCTCGAAATGGGTGACGCGCGAGACCCGCGAAGGGCAGCCGCATATTTTCTTCCACTGCGTGGGCATTCGCGTCAGCGATCAGCTGGAAAAGCTCATCTGGCGGCAGGTGCCGCACGTGGTGGTGACCTCCGCCACGCTGCGCTCGCTGAACAGCTTCGCGCGGTTACAGGAGATGAGCGGCCTGCGCGATAAAGCGGGCGACCGCTTCGTGACGCTCGATTCGCCGTTTAATCATATCGAGCAGGGCAAAATTGTGATCCCGCGTCTGCGCCATGAGCCGCTGATGGAGCATGAAGAGGCGCACCTCGCCGAGATGGCGGCCTATTTCCGCGCGGAATATAAAAAGGGCGAGCATAAAGGGATGCTGGTGCTGTTCGCCAGTAACCGCGCGATGCAGACCTTTTTGTCCTTTGTGCCCGATCTGCGCCTCGGCCTGCTGGTGCAGGGCGATCAGCCGCGCTATCGGCTGGTGGAGCTACACCGCAAAAAAATAGAGCAGGGCGAGGCGAGCGTGCTGGTGGGGTTGCAGTCGTTTGCTGAGGGGCTTGATCTTAAGGGCGAACTGCTAAGCCAGGTGCATATCCATAAAATCGCCTTTCCGCCGGTGGACAGCCCGGTGGTGGTCACGGAGGGCGAATGGCTGAAAAGCCTCAACCGCTACCCGTTTGAAGTGCAAAGCCTGCCCGCGGCGTCGTTCAACCTCATTCAGCAGGTGGGGCGGCTTATCCGCAGCCACAGCTGCTGGGGCGAAGTGGTGATTTATGACCGCCGCCTGCTCACCAAATCCTACGGCAAGCGGCTGCTGGACGCGCTGCCGGTGTTCGCGATTGAGCAGCCCGAAGCGCCGGAGGCGTTAATCAAAAAAGCCCCAGCAAAACGCCCGGCAACAGGCCGCAAGGGCGCGCCTGCCCGGCGACGCAACGCTCACCGGTAA
- the licT gene encoding BglG family transcription antiterminator LicT encodes MIIKQILNNNVVSAVDERGQEVIVTGRGLGFNARVGETVNSSHIEKTFRLHDDTVSARFKVLLDEIPVEIVQLTDDIVALARQTPGIKLSEGIYVTLADHLFYAIERRQKGIEIANPLQWEVRHFYQEEYAIGRQALALIAARTGVLMPDSEACSIALHIVNAGLNDPKGKINDIIRLIYQIQNIVKYWFAVGPDEQSLNYQRFITHVKFFAQRVIEGQRLENDDSELFAMVQQRYKNTVACVEAISEFVEKNYRHAMTHSEKLYLTVHIDNVVHRLAHSL; translated from the coding sequence ATGATCATTAAGCAAATCCTTAATAATAATGTCGTCAGCGCCGTCGACGAACGCGGCCAGGAAGTCATTGTCACCGGCCGGGGGCTTGGATTTAACGCACGCGTGGGCGAAACGGTCAATAGCAGCCATATTGAGAAAACATTTCGTCTGCATGACGATACGGTCTCGGCGCGTTTTAAAGTGTTGCTGGATGAAATACCGGTAGAAATCGTTCAGCTCACCGACGATATTGTGGCGCTGGCGCGCCAGACGCCCGGCATAAAATTAAGCGAAGGCATTTATGTCACGCTCGCCGATCATCTTTTTTACGCCATTGAGCGCCGCCAGAAAGGCATTGAAATCGCCAACCCGTTACAGTGGGAAGTGCGACATTTTTATCAGGAAGAATACGCCATCGGACGTCAGGCGCTGGCGCTGATTGCCGCGCGCACCGGCGTGCTGATGCCGGACAGCGAGGCGTGCAGCATCGCGCTGCATATTGTGAACGCCGGGCTTAACGATCCGAAAGGCAAGATCAACGACATTATCCGGCTGATTTATCAGATCCAGAATATTGTAAAATACTGGTTCGCCGTCGGCCCCGATGAACAGTCGCTCAATTACCAGCGCTTTATTACCCACGTGAAGTTTTTCGCCCAGCGGGTAATAGAGGGCCAGCGGCTGGAAAACGACGACAGCGAATTATTCGCGATGGTACAGCAGCGGTATAAAAATACCGTGGCGTGCGTGGAAGCCATTAGCGAATTTGTGGAAAAGAATTATCGCCACGCGATGACGCATTCGGAAAAGCTCTATTTAACGGTGCATATCGATAACGTCGTACACCGTTTAGCGCATTCCCTTTAG
- a CDS encoding beta-glucoside-specific PTS transporter subunit IIABC has product MHYPHTARQIITHLGGEANILSLYHCITRLRFSLVSLEKVDRAALEHLDGVMGVNLSGDQFQVIIGSEVAPLCQAILAQLPGLEAKKAAAPPKRRNPVSVVLEGLAGIFSPIIPAIAGAGILKGVLSLCLALGWVQASNQTYQILMAISDGVFFFMPLVLAFSAGNKFGANPYVAVALAATLFHPTLTTLLKSGAPVAFLGLPVSSVSYASSVIPILLAVLLLSYVERFIDRLMPAVLKTMFVPLLSLVIVAPVTLIAIGPAGILLGNALSGGIIWLVANMGWLAGVIVGGTLSLMIITGMHYVLVPIVINNISKLGYDPFKILFYVANMGQAGAAFGVFLRARNKKIKTLALSTSFSAAMGITEPAMYGINIRFKRPFAAALIGGACGGAFAMALGVKTYAFALSGIPGIPALVGPTFLWALASLAIAFCAAALITILLGFEEPAEASAEPEVVAGISPMALAREEQLFAPVSGRLTPLSSLSDPVFADEIFGKGIAIVPENGELLSPVNGRIESVFDSNHALTLRSDCGAEVLIHIGIDTVKLGGQHFTRHVENGAFVEAGQPLISFDLAALNALNIDPSVIVIVTNTDCYGEISPLKQGDVAPREAFLKLTAAAA; this is encoded by the coding sequence ATGCACTACCCGCATACTGCGCGCCAGATAATTACCCATCTCGGCGGCGAGGCGAATATTCTTTCGCTCTATCACTGTATTACCCGCCTGCGTTTTTCGCTGGTCTCGCTTGAAAAGGTGGACCGCGCGGCGCTTGAACATCTCGACGGCGTTATGGGCGTTAATCTTTCAGGCGATCAGTTCCAGGTGATTATCGGTAGCGAAGTCGCGCCGCTCTGCCAGGCGATCCTCGCGCAGTTGCCGGGGCTTGAGGCTAAAAAAGCGGCCGCGCCGCCGAAGCGCCGCAACCCGGTTTCCGTGGTGCTGGAGGGGCTCGCGGGGATCTTTTCGCCGATTATTCCGGCCATCGCCGGCGCGGGGATTCTCAAAGGCGTGCTGTCGCTCTGCCTCGCGCTGGGCTGGGTGCAGGCCAGCAACCAGACGTATCAAATTTTGATGGCGATAAGCGACGGCGTTTTTTTCTTTATGCCGCTGGTGCTCGCCTTCAGCGCCGGGAATAAATTCGGTGCAAACCCCTATGTGGCGGTGGCGCTCGCCGCCACGCTGTTTCACCCAACGCTCACCACCCTGCTGAAATCCGGCGCGCCTGTCGCGTTTCTCGGTCTGCCGGTCTCCAGCGTCTCTTACGCCTCGTCGGTCATTCCTATTCTGCTGGCGGTGCTGCTGCTCAGTTACGTCGAGCGGTTTATCGACCGCCTGATGCCCGCTGTGCTGAAAACGATGTTTGTGCCGCTGCTAAGCCTGGTGATTGTCGCGCCGGTTACGCTTATCGCCATTGGCCCGGCCGGTATTCTGCTTGGCAATGCGCTCTCCGGCGGCATTATCTGGCTGGTGGCGAACATGGGCTGGCTGGCGGGGGTTATCGTCGGCGGCACGCTGTCGCTGATGATTATTACCGGTATGCACTACGTGCTGGTGCCGATTGTTATCAACAATATAAGCAAGCTCGGCTACGACCCGTTCAAAATCCTCTTTTACGTCGCCAATATGGGCCAGGCAGGCGCGGCGTTCGGCGTCTTCCTGCGCGCCCGCAATAAAAAAATCAAAACGCTGGCGCTCTCCACGAGCTTTAGCGCCGCGATGGGCATCACCGAGCCTGCGATGTATGGCATTAACATTCGCTTTAAGCGCCCTTTCGCTGCGGCGCTTATTGGCGGTGCCTGCGGCGGCGCGTTTGCAATGGCGCTTGGCGTGAAAACGTACGCCTTCGCCTTAAGCGGTATTCCGGGCATTCCGGCGCTCGTCGGCCCCACGTTCCTGTGGGCGCTGGCGAGTCTGGCGATTGCCTTTTGTGCCGCGGCGCTTATTACCATCCTGCTGGGCTTTGAGGAGCCCGCTGAAGCGTCGGCAGAGCCGGAAGTAGTGGCGGGAATCAGCCCCATGGCGCTCGCCCGCGAGGAGCAACTCTTCGCGCCGGTGAGCGGCCGTCTCACGCCCCTTTCCTCACTCAGCGACCCGGTTTTCGCCGATGAAATCTTCGGCAAAGGCATCGCCATCGTGCCCGAGAACGGCGAGCTGCTCTCGCCAGTGAACGGGCGCATCGAATCGGTTTTCGACAGCAACCATGCGCTGACGCTCAGAAGCGACTGCGGCGCAGAGGTTTTAATTCATATCGGCATCGACACCGTGAAACTCGGCGGCCAGCACTTTACCCGCCATGTAGAGAACGGAGCGTTCGTCGAGGCCGGACAACCGTTAATCAGCTTCGATCTGGCGGCGCTCAACGCGCTCAACATCGACCCGAGCGTCATTGTTATCGTCACCAATACCGACTGCTACGGCGAGATAAGCCCGTTAAAACAGGGCGACGTGGCACCCCGTGAAGCCTTTCTGAAACTGACCGCCGCGGCGGCTTAA
- a CDS encoding glycoside hydrolase family 1 protein, translating into MAFSRAFPEDFLWGGATAANQLEGAWNVDGKGLSVSDVYTFDVSTPKERWLDQWLGMTHRQVAEAQDLNSTKYYPKRKGNDFYHRYEEDIALFAEMGFKCFRMSVAWTRIFPRGDETEPNEAGLAFYDRVFDTLRKHNIEPIVSLSHYEMPLALVTDYGGWPNRQLVDFYVRFATTVFTRYRKKVKYWMTFNEINCVKHHPYVSVGVIEEDHPHLEQAKYQGAHHQFVASALATKACHEIIPGSQVGCMISYQMLYPRTCHPDDLQACEEEQRVSLFFSDVQARGYYPAWTERMFAEKNVRLEKLVGDDEILRLYPVDYVSFSYYMSSTVSAHPEQLEGVTGNLITGGIRNPYLPQSDWGWQIDPQGLRLALNQLYDRYQKPLFIAENGLGAIDTPASDGTINDDYRIEYLRQHIGQMQEAIADGVKLFGYTWWGPIDVVSAGTAQISKRYGFIYVDQDDMGNGTQARSRKKSFHWYKKVIASNGADLSD; encoded by the coding sequence ATGGCCTTTTCCAGAGCATTTCCTGAGGATTTTTTGTGGGGCGGCGCGACCGCCGCTAACCAGCTTGAAGGCGCGTGGAACGTCGACGGCAAGGGGCTGTCGGTCTCTGATGTCTACACCTTTGACGTCAGCACGCCCAAAGAACGTTGGCTCGATCAGTGGCTCGGCATGACCCACCGCCAGGTGGCGGAGGCGCAGGACCTCAACAGCACGAAATATTACCCGAAGCGCAAGGGCAACGATTTCTATCACCGCTACGAAGAAGATATCGCGCTGTTTGCCGAAATGGGCTTTAAATGCTTTCGCATGTCTGTCGCCTGGACGCGTATTTTCCCGCGCGGCGATGAGACCGAGCCGAACGAAGCGGGCCTCGCCTTTTACGACCGCGTTTTCGACACGCTGCGAAAGCACAATATTGAGCCGATCGTGTCACTTTCGCACTACGAAATGCCGCTCGCGCTGGTGACTGATTACGGCGGCTGGCCCAACCGCCAGCTGGTGGATTTTTATGTGCGCTTCGCCACCACCGTCTTCACACGCTATCGCAAAAAGGTCAAATACTGGATGACCTTTAACGAGATCAACTGCGTGAAGCACCACCCGTACGTCAGCGTCGGCGTGATTGAAGAAGATCATCCGCATCTGGAGCAGGCGAAATATCAGGGCGCGCACCACCAGTTTGTGGCGAGCGCACTCGCGACCAAAGCGTGTCACGAGATAATCCCCGGCTCGCAGGTGGGCTGCATGATAAGCTACCAGATGCTCTACCCGCGCACCTGTCACCCGGACGATTTGCAGGCGTGCGAAGAGGAGCAGCGCGTCTCGCTGTTCTTCAGCGATGTGCAGGCGCGCGGCTACTACCCGGCCTGGACCGAACGTATGTTCGCGGAAAAAAACGTCCGGCTGGAAAAATTGGTGGGCGACGACGAGATCCTGCGCCTCTATCCGGTCGATTACGTCTCGTTCAGCTATTACATGTCGAGCACCGTCAGCGCGCACCCGGAGCAGCTTGAAGGCGTGACCGGCAATCTCATCACCGGCGGCATTCGCAACCCGTATCTGCCGCAGAGCGACTGGGGCTGGCAGATAGACCCGCAAGGGCTGCGCCTGGCGCTCAACCAGCTTTACGACCGTTACCAGAAGCCACTGTTTATTGCCGAAAACGGCCTCGGCGCGATAGATACGCCCGCCTCTGACGGCACCATCAACGACGACTACCGCATTGAGTATCTGCGCCAGCATATCGGTCAGATGCAGGAGGCGATTGCCGACGGCGTGAAGCTCTTTGGTTACACCTGGTGGGGACCGATTGACGTGGTGAGCGCCGGCACCGCGCAGATCTCCAAACGTTACGGTTTTATCTACGTCGATCAGGACGACATGGGCAACGGCACCCAGGCGCGTTCGCGCAAGAAAAGCTTCCACTGGTACAAAAAAGTCATCGCCTCGAACGGCGCAGATCTCAGCGATTAA
- a CDS encoding glycoside hydrolase family 1 protein gives MAIFPDNFLWGGAIAANQAEGAWNADGKGPSIADVVRGGIASGKHDAVIDPTLYYASHEAIDFYHCYKEDVALFAEMGFKCFRTSIAWSRIFPRGDELTPNEAGLAFYDALFDELLKYGIEPVITLSHYETPLALFEEYGGWQNRELIDFFTRYCETVFRRYQHKVKYWMTFNELNNMNRMPFATGAVEAGASPQAIYQANHHQFVANALANKLCHEIIPQAKIGCMLSLSTVYPATCNPDDVFATYQLRRRSLFYADVMMRGHYPAYATRLFRDNDIHLDIRPGDAELLAQYPSDYLGFSYYRSVLHKAGAQMRVDTGGAMGEDNPYLEKTAWGWPIDPVGLRLVCNELADRYEKPLFIVENGYGGEDIADENGEFNDEARIQYGRQHIQEMAEAVADGCEIMGYTWWGPIDIVSAGTGEMKKRYGFIYVDKDNEGNGTLARRRKRSFTWYQQVIASNGERI, from the coding sequence ATGGCGATTTTCCCGGATAACTTTTTATGGGGCGGCGCGATTGCCGCCAATCAGGCCGAAGGCGCGTGGAATGCGGATGGCAAGGGGCCGTCCATCGCCGACGTGGTGCGCGGCGGCATCGCCTCCGGCAAACACGACGCGGTGATTGACCCGACTCTTTATTACGCGAGCCACGAGGCCATCGATTTTTATCATTGCTACAAAGAGGATGTGGCACTGTTCGCCGAAATGGGCTTCAAATGCTTTCGCACGTCGATTGCCTGGTCGCGTATCTTCCCGCGCGGCGATGAGCTGACGCCGAACGAGGCGGGCCTCGCCTTTTACGACGCCCTGTTCGACGAGCTGCTGAAATATGGCATTGAGCCGGTGATTACGCTTTCCCACTACGAAACGCCGCTGGCGCTGTTTGAGGAATACGGCGGCTGGCAGAACCGCGAGCTTATCGATTTCTTCACCCGCTACTGCGAGACGGTGTTTCGCCGCTATCAGCATAAGGTCAAATACTGGATGACCTTTAACGAACTGAACAACATGAACCGGATGCCGTTCGCCACCGGCGCGGTGGAGGCAGGCGCGTCGCCGCAGGCGATTTACCAGGCCAATCATCATCAGTTTGTCGCCAACGCGCTCGCCAATAAGCTGTGCCACGAGATTATCCCGCAGGCGAAAATCGGCTGTATGTTGTCGTTAAGCACCGTCTACCCGGCCACCTGCAACCCGGATGACGTGTTCGCCACCTACCAGCTGCGCCGCCGCTCGCTGTTTTACGCCGACGTGATGATGCGCGGGCATTATCCGGCCTACGCAACACGGCTGTTTCGTGATAACGACATTCATCTGGATATTCGTCCTGGTGATGCCGAACTGCTGGCGCAATACCCTTCGGATTATCTCGGCTTTAGTTATTATCGCAGCGTGCTGCATAAAGCGGGCGCGCAGATGCGTGTGGACACCGGCGGCGCGATGGGCGAGGACAATCCGTACCTTGAGAAAACCGCCTGGGGCTGGCCTATCGATCCGGTCGGGCTGCGGCTGGTGTGTAACGAGCTGGCCGACCGCTACGAGAAACCGCTGTTTATCGTGGAAAACGGCTACGGCGGCGAGGATATCGCCGATGAAAACGGCGAGTTCAACGACGAGGCGCGCATTCAGTATGGCCGCCAGCATATTCAGGAGATGGCCGAAGCCGTGGCGGACGGCTGCGAGATTATGGGATACACCTGGTGGGGGCCAATTGACATCGTGAGCGCCGGCACCGGCGAGATGAAAAAACGCTACGGGTTTATTTATGTTGATAAAGACAACGAGGGCAACGGCACCCTCGCGCGGCGCAGGAAGCGCAGCTTCACGTGGTATCAGCAGGTGATCGCGAGCAATGGCGAGCGGATTTAG
- the rhlE gene encoding ATP-dependent RNA helicase RhlE, producing the protein MSFDSLGLSPEILRAISEQGYNEPTPIQRQAIPVVLSGKDLMASAQTGTGKTAGFTLPLLQRLTANQPHPKGRRPVRALILTPTRELAAQVGENVREYSKYLDIRSLVVFGGVSINPQMMKLRGGVDVLIATPGRLLDLEHQNAVKLDQVEVLVLDEADRMLDMGFIHDIRRVLAKLPPKRQNLLFSATFSDDIKSLAEKLLHNPEEVEVARRNTASEQVTQHVHFVDKKRKRELLSYLIGDGNWQQVLVFTRTKHGANHLAEQLNKDGITAAAIHGNKSQGARTRALADFKTGGIRVLVATDIAARGLDIEELPHVVNYELPNVPEDYVHRIGRTGRAAATGEALSLVCVDEHKLLRDIERLLKREIPRMAIPGYEPDPSIPAEPIVNGRQGRGGRGGQGGGGRGQGQPRRQNSEGNRSSGERSRPSGERGRRPDGEGNRPSGERSRRPAGEGNRPAGSKPRTRRAPRKPSGE; encoded by the coding sequence ATGTCTTTTGATTCACTGGGCTTAAGCCCTGAGATCCTGCGCGCCATTTCCGAGCAGGGTTACAACGAACCGACTCCGATCCAGCGCCAGGCCATTCCGGTGGTGCTTTCAGGCAAAGATTTGATGGCCAGCGCCCAGACCGGCACCGGCAAAACCGCAGGCTTTACGCTGCCGTTGCTGCAACGCCTGACGGCGAACCAGCCGCACCCGAAAGGCCGCCGCCCGGTGCGCGCGCTGATCCTGACCCCGACGCGTGAACTCGCAGCCCAGGTGGGCGAGAACGTGCGCGAATACAGCAAATATCTCGACATCCGCTCGCTGGTCGTGTTTGGCGGCGTGAGCATCAACCCGCAGATGATGAAACTGCGCGGCGGCGTGGATGTGCTTATCGCAACGCCGGGCCGTCTGCTCGATCTCGAACACCAGAACGCCGTGAAGCTTGACCAGGTGGAAGTGCTGGTGCTGGATGAAGCCGACCGTATGCTGGACATGGGCTTTATTCACGATATCCGCCGCGTGCTGGCGAAGCTGCCGCCGAAGCGTCAGAACCTGCTGTTCTCCGCGACCTTCTCCGACGACATTAAATCGCTCGCGGAAAAACTGCTGCATAACCCGGAAGAAGTGGAAGTGGCGCGCCGCAACACCGCCTCTGAGCAGGTGACGCAGCATGTGCATTTCGTGGATAAAAAACGCAAGCGGGAGCTGCTTTCTTATCTGATTGGCGACGGCAATTGGCAGCAGGTGCTGGTGTTTACCCGCACCAAACACGGTGCTAACCATCTGGCGGAACAGCTGAATAAAGATGGCATTACCGCCGCGGCTATCCACGGTAACAAGAGCCAGGGCGCCCGTACCCGCGCGCTGGCGGATTTCAAAACCGGCGGTATTCGCGTACTGGTGGCAACAGACATCGCCGCGCGCGGTCTGGATATCGAAGAGCTGCCGCACGTGGTGAACTATGAGCTGCCGAACGTGCCGGAAGATTATGTTCACCGTATCGGCCGTACCGGGCGCGCCGCCGCGACCGGCGAAGCGCTGTCGCTGGTGTGTGTCGATGAGCACAAACTGCTGCGCGATATCGAACGCCTGCTGAAGCGCGAAATCCCGCGCATGGCTATTCCGGGCTACGAGCCGGATCCGTCTATCCCGGCGGAGCCTATCGTGAATGGTCGCCAGGGCCGCGGCGGACGTGGTGGTCAGGGCGGCGGCGGTCGTGGTCAGGGCCAGCCGCGTCGTCAGAACAGCGAAGGCAACCGTTCATCCGGCGAACGCAGCCGTCCGTCCGGTGAGCGCGGTCGTCGTCCGGATGGCGAAGGTAATCGTCCGTCCGGTGAGCGTTCACGTCGCCCGGCAGGCGAGGGCAACCGTCCGGCAGGTAGCAAACCGCGCACCCGTCGCGCGCCGCGTAAACCGTCCGGGGAATAA